A stretch of DNA from Phaenicophaeus curvirostris isolate KB17595 chromosome 21, BPBGC_Pcur_1.0, whole genome shotgun sequence:
TTTCCCACAAAGGGTCTGTTTACAGCCTAGTACAGAAATAATAGAGTCTTTTACCTCCAGCTGAAGAATGAGTTTTACCTTCAGCCTTGAGGAACTGTCACAACCCTCTGCCTTCACAAGCATGGAGGCAAAATTAGTCCAGCAAAGTGTCTGAGGTCACAGACCTAATCTGCCAGTAACACAGTGGGAAACTGAGCTCATGGACATAAATAACCTTTGCTCCCAATCATCTGTGGTTTCTACTGTAGatagattatatatatataatggaGGAGGGCCCAGAGTGTCTGAATTTGGTTTTATCAAGCATGCTCtggtttctttcctgaaagaccTATGGTCTAGAGTTCAGATTTGTCTTTAGAACAGTAGATGGCTTTCCAGAAATCCAGGACATTGCCAAGTCCTCCTTTCTGTATCTGCCTGTGCTGTCCCACTCAGTTAATAGTTTGGTTTATCTGTGTGGGAGAAATACAAGCTGGACTGTGGTGCAACCCTGTCCATCTTACATGAACAAATTCTAATATTGGCATATTATTCTtcgttttgtttttcttcctatcCAGTACCTGTTGCCCGAGCTGTGCTGGTTGACATGGAACCTAAAGTAATCAGCCAAACGTTATCCACGGCTGCCAAGTCTGGCTCCTGGAAATACAATGATCGGTCACACTTCTGTCAGAAGCAAGGGTCTGGGAACAACTGGGCAAACGGGTATGAACAATTATTTCAGACAGAATGGGTGACTTAAAGCTAGGTTACGTAAATAATATTAAGAAAAGTATCCTGTGTGAATTAGCTTCACcctactgcttttattttgatataACCTGCCATgtcttgctgttttgttttttattcaaCAGTTACTCTGTTCACGGGCCTAGACACAAAGAAGTAATAATGAATCTGGTgcaaaaagaggcagagaaatGTGATCGACTCGGTGGATTTTTCACAATAATGAGCATGGCTGGTGGTACAGGATCTGGCTTGGGAGCATTTGTGACCCAGTGTTTAAGAGATGATTTTCCAAGCTCATTTATACTAAACCATATTATCTGGCCCTATGGCACTGGTGAGGTGAATAATGTACTTGCCAGAGGTATTCTGCAAGTTTATATTCGCTGTTTACTTTTAAACATAAAGTatctgaaactgaaataaactAGGAAAGAGAGACATTTTAGTTCTTAGAAGTTCAAGGGGACAGAAAGTAAGAGAACTAATTAATTGTTTGCCTAATATTGGGTACAGGTCGTTTCACCAGAAAACATATTCTTGATTACATAAGTACTAAAGTGTAATGCAGTTCCATGGGAAGCTCTGCTAGCTAACTAGAATTCTCCTGTTAGGATATTATCTCAGCATCATAATCCATTCCTAGACAGATTTTACTCTAGAGTGTTTGTACGAACCGAAAAGAGTGATTTTTCACAGGTCTCCTTCCATGAAAAAGCTCTGCTCCTGAACTCATTCCACACAttggcaaagaaaatgaatCACTTCCTAAATCATAACTGAGGAAATGACAGTAGCCAGGGGGCTAGAAACTAGAAAGATATAAAtttgtttgattttcatttgtttgtttgtttccaggTCATTGTTCAAAACTACAACTCTGTTTTGACTCTCTCACATCTGTACCAGTCATCAGATGCCCTTCTTGTTCATGAGAATGATGTCATCCACAAGATCTGTGCTCAGCGCATGAATATTAAACAGATCTCCTTTAGGGATGTAAATCAAGTCATTGCACATCAGCTGGGGAGTGTTTTCCAGCCCACTTACACAGCAGAATGTAGCTTACACTACAGCAGAAACCCATTAGGTACCTAACTATAATGTAGCTGCCTAATGTGTCCTTGCACGTCTTTTTGTAATCATTTCATTTTGTGAATTTAAGTTCTTCAGTCTCCTCACTCAGTCAAGTATTTGGATACATCCCAAATTTTAGGCTaggaaaaatgaagcaaaagacTAAATCAGTTCAATCCCAATTTTATAATACAGTCAAAAATAGATCTCCCAGCTTCTGGCTTCATTCTTTACCAAAAAGCcctgtttctcatttttcaaGTGACTACAGGCACCCTTTACCTTGCAGAGGAAATTTGTCCAGGACAGTAATTTCGGACAGAGTTTTACATTTTGCGTTAGAAGTTCATgtaaactgaaacaaaatgaaagttttGTGTTTAGCTCAGACAGAAGACAGTCTAGCAGACAACTTGGTAGCAACACGCTGATGCATCTTTAAGAGACTGGAGAGAAAGTTACCCACATTGCCAAGagtttttcttgtaaaattAAACTTTCACATCTGTCTACCAATCTCTTTAGCAGTGTAAAGGGTCTTTGAGATGCTAAGCCAGACTATAAAGTGAGACAAGTCCAAACTGTAAAATCAGAGCTACTAACGTGCCCATATAAAACTCAGCAGTACATAGCAAGTTTGCATCATTTTGTCTGATGTGTGTCCATATATTTGTCAAATTAAAACTTTATATATCCTGCTTTGTTTCTTACCTTAAATTGCTAGATCTCTGTAAAATTCCTCACCCTCTTCTCCTGTTTTAGCTAGCCTATGCAATATTTTTGTCAAACTTGAGCAGctgttgatttcttttttcaggaGATTTAATGGAGACGTTAGTTCCACATCCTGAATTCAAGATGTTGGGTCTTCGTAACATACCACAGATGCCTGAAAACTCCCTCGCTTATAGCACATTCAGTTGGCCTGGACTCATCAAACATTTAAGGCAGATGCTCATTGCAAATGCTAAAATGGAGGAAGGTAAAAAGCATTCACTCGTCTTCAGTTTCCATCACTCTTTAAGCATATATTTTTACAGATGATGTAAAGCTTTTCGGTTTGTGGAGCTCACTGACTAACTGACTATCTCTCATCAGTTCAGAAATGAGCTGCTGCCCTCAGACAGCAGGAATTTGCCTCTACGTAGCCAGCTGCTCCTGAACTATTCACTCAGCTGCCACAGCAGCTCTCATCTTGCTCCTGTTTTTGCTCCCAGACATCTCTGTTAATTATAATTCATGAAAATAGGCAAAACCAACAATTTTTGGCTGCACAATTATTTTACATGATTCATTTGGAACATTCCTTGGATAGTTCTGttatgatttttcattttacaccTTCTACTAATAAAAATTGTGCTTAGCACTCCCATATAATTCACGTGGGGAGTTAAGTATAGCTTCCAGTTATGCAAAGAATGGGCTGGCTAAGTATAGAAAAAACTATCCATTTTCTCTGGTAAGACTAGTGACTACCAGGCAAATACTGTTGAACTAGCactgttttttcctgtaaggATTGTGTAATTGCTGCAGAAACTCCAAACCCTAATGTCATCTCAGCTTGAGGCAGTGTTGGTTACCATCTGACTATTCAGCTGTATCTGACTCTGACGCCATATTTCGTGAAGCATTAATTTTCTTAGATATCATTTTGCCAAAAATCTTACAGGTATTGATTGGCAAGTACGACCACCACATCTAGGCTCCTCTGTCCCCTCCAGTCATTCCACAAACAAGCCACTGCATTTTAATACTTCCATTGCCAACCTGGTCATCCTGCGAGGAAAAGACGTGCACAGCGTAGACTTAGGTAAGAAGATAAAACACAGCACCTCAGTGATTCTGGTTTCACACCTGACTGTTTTCTTTGCAACctgataaaagggaaaaaaacaaagaacactGTTTGACTATGAAGGTCAGTATTCCCTCTGTAACCCTTTTAACATCCAGGGCCATGTTGTCTAATTGCCTATGGCTGTTGTGTTTACAGCCGAGACTCCTGCTTCCTGGAGCActtcagggaaggagaaagacaCTGAAGTCCATATATATGATAGAATTCTTGGGTATATtgtctgaaaatatatttagctGCTTCTGGAATGATGAGTATATCTTGCAGATGAAGTGCCGATATAAGAGTTTGCTTCCAGGTAATCTAATGAATTTGTTTAAACCAGTTCTGCTTTCAACAGGCTGACCCCCTGCAGACTTTTTTCAAGGCCTGAACTGATCTGTCAGGCATTGCTTAGGACTACAGGACTACAGAGATCAAGATGTAGGAGCTTGTAGCTTTACATTTGTCAAAACAACTGTCTTATTTCTGCTACAGGAAGTTTCCAAGATCCCTCATTATATACATGCTGGCTAAACCCTCAGGATGCCTTTAATGCATGGAAAACACCGAGAGCATTTAACAAGTACGAGAAGTCTACTTCTTTGGTCAGCAATAGCCAGTTCCTGCTGAAACCACTTGACAATGTTGTAGGAAAAGCTTGGAATATGTTTGCTTCCAAGTAAGTGGAAATAATTATGCTGATAATTCATTAACTGGCAATATCTTCAGTGGTAGCAAAATCATTGTAAATACAACTCACTCTTTCAGCAAAGTAAAGTAATAGTGAATTAGCATCAAGTCTGCTCCCACACTTGAGTGGAAACATTTTTGTGCTTGAAACATGTTGGCAGGCTGAAGAACACAGAACAGTGCTTATGTTCTGTGGGTAAGTGAGACCATGTATTATAGTGCTGTCAGTTTGACTGTTTTCTCAGTACTAAAGCTCCTCAAATTTAGCGCATTCCAACATGACCATTctaaaaataacacacagaGACTCTTACTGATCATataatttctaaattctgtaCAGACACACTGCACAGTCTGGGGTAAAAAGGTTCCTGGCTCAGTTCAGAAGCAGTTGGGACATTTGTGTGTTTACCAAGGCTCCCATGCTATTAGTTTGATTTTTCATTAGAACTaagaaatctagaaaaaaaCTGCCTCTTTGATCATCATGAAGCCAGGGTTACTGCACATCACAGCAGATGTCTGCTAAACACAACTTTCTAGCACAGGGATTCTGAGATTATAAAAGCCAAGAGGAGGAAAACTGCTGCCAGGAGCTGTGCTTCTAGTTTTACTGCCTGTTACAAAACCACCAGTGATGAGCAGCAAGCTACCCTGCACACTTTCAAATCTATAAATTACTTTTCCTCATTTAATAATCGCTTCTTCCATTTGCCACTTAGCCCAATTTTGTTAGctctgattttgtttccttattAATACACAAAGTTGTAAAACCTATTAGAAGCCAGTCATGTCTTATCAATAAGtatgaaatacaaaatgagTTCAAGAAAGCACAGTAGAAACTAACCAGCATAGTTATGGGTGGAAACCAATCTTCAAGTTTTTACAAAAAGCATGCAACCTGATTTCATGTGTCAGATTCTTCACTGATTTCTAAATGTCTTACCCATTTTCCTACTATGACTTCAACATACAGAGCCTATATTCACCAATACACTAAATTCGGAATCGAAGAAGAGGATTTCCTGGACAGCTTCACAGCTCTGGAACAAGTTATCTCCAGTTACACCaatctttgaatttttttttcaagtggtCTCAAATGGAGCTTTCCTGAAAGAACCTAGCCCTGGAAAACCTTCATCAGCTTCCTCAAGTATATAAATTGCTGGACTGTAGCTGTTTGTTCAGTCTTGTAATCAATGTATGTGTGTGTTAGAGTAGTAAGAACTGAACATACTCATATgagtattattaataatatatcTAATAAATAGCTATTTTTCAATACATTCTCTATGTACTGTAGTTAAGTCTTTGAACATAATTTTTGGCACTGGGGTATTTTTCATAAAGAACGTCTATACAAAAGGATTTCTCTCCATGCTAAATTCCCAGCACCTAAACTATCGTGAACTAATGTGTGGTAAAAATTAAATGTGTACTTGACCAGAGTATAAGGCATTCCTGATGCTCCAATTTCAAATTTTCATGATAACACTTCACCTTAATGCTTCAATATTGATAAAAATGCACAGTATCAGAATTAGTAATCCAAACTCCATTTGGGTATCATTCAAGATACAATAGTGTCCTAGTGGAAGTTTTaaatcatctttttaaaaagaggtatgaaggatttcttcatgTTTCTGTCATCCTCAAGTAATATTAGAGATTATAGTtaattttgtgcttttctggcCATTTCATTGTAGTTTGTTTTCAAGTAATGTTACCTACCGCTTGGAAAAACCCATCCCTATAGCACCCCAGAAATACTGGTTATTTGTTATGGGTGAACCATAGATTAAAGCAAAACTACAGCTCTTGTTCTTCCTGTGAGAAGAAGgtagtttttaaaattagggggttcttttatttatttaagcatATTTGGGAGAAGAATTGCTGATAGATTTTTACATGTAAGAGCCTGTAAATACAATATAGTAAATATGATTGTGTAATTTCCAAAGTCTATTTAAGAAATGGGCTCTTTTCCCCACAAATTTTACCACGACCACAAGGTGGTGCCCCTGTGAAGCTGCAGCCTACAAACGCTCCACTACAGCAGCCTCATGGGAGGAAGAGTTTGCAATAGCCTGTGGGAGTACAGACTGGATgcttataaaataaaacagtgcaGGGGGCTCAAGGATTATGTCGTAACACCGAGCCTTCTGCCTGTTAGCTTTTCACTTCATGGTAGGGAGAACTTTGGGAACTCTTGACATTCCTCCCCCACGTCACGCTGTTCTCCCACAGAAACGATCCTGTTCTATTAAATAGGCAcaccaaaattaaaaattaaaatatcggTCTCAAGGACTTTTCCCTTGACAAGTGGGCAACTACCATAGTTTCCTTTTAGATTTTAGTGCGGTTTCATGCCAGGCCTCTGAGCTTTTACCTAAAAAATAAGCACATAGTAGTATCACGCTAAATGCAGTGAAGATATCTGTAATATGGCTAACGATGCTCATATAGATTTCTTACCCTGCTAGGGATTCCAATTTAGATTTTAAATTCTTAATGAATTAATGCAGTGCTAGATGGAGAAGTGACCTTCTGCTAGGCTTCAGTTAGAACACAGCAGACACTATATTACTTGtctctttatttcctttcctggtTTCATTTACCTCTTCACTTTTGTTCAGGCCAGGTACAGAGGCACTAAAATCCCCCTGGAGCACCAGCTCTGGCACACGAACCTGGAACAGCAAATAAACTTCTCAACAAGATTCAAATAACCGTACGATtgaatctgaagaaaataagtaaGTACTGAGGCTAAGTTCTCAATTGCTCAAATGCCCCCATGGTAACAGCTGATCACTGGCGTGGTGGTGTCAAC
This window harbors:
- the TUBD1 gene encoding LOW QUALITY PROTEIN: tubulin delta chain (The sequence of the model RefSeq protein was modified relative to this genomic sequence to represent the inferred CDS: inserted 2 bases in 2 codons) — its product is MSIVTVQLGQCGNQIGREVFNTICGDVCGTHGLCSKKENESYHDACKDRFFSEEESEVPVARAVLVDMEPKVISQTLSTAAKSGSWKYNDRSHFCQKQGSGNNWANGYSVHGPRHKEVIMNLVQKEAEKCDRLGGFFTIMSMAGGTGSGLGAFVTQCLRDDFPSSFILNHIIWPYGTGEVIVQNYNSVLTLSHLYQSSDALLVHENDVIHKICAQRMNIKQISFRDVNQVIAHQLGSVFQPTYTAECSLHYSRNPLGDLMETLVPHPEFKMLGLRNIPQMPENSLAYSTFSWPGLIKHLRQMLIANAKMEEGIDWQVRPPHLGSSVPSSHSTNKPLHFNTSIANLVILRGKDVHSVDLGSFQDPSLYTCWLNPQDAFNAWKTPRAFNKYEKSTSLVSNSQFLLKPLDNVVGKAWNMFASKPGTEALKSPXEHQLWHXEPGTANKLLNKIQITVRLNLKKIKETGRKIAQEVKINSMGNSSPQGTKGQERRQYGEVLPPPSLKRHRMFSSVEIAFPSISNSSQNEKFF